In Pseudofrankia saprophytica, one genomic interval encodes:
- a CDS encoding WD40 repeat domain-containing serine/threonine protein kinase — MLIDRAVVRAALPGYTVDRELGRGAFGLVIAGRDRLGRDVAIKAMPAWSDSREPAEAGLTGEAEARLLAGLDHPHVVRVFDFVERDGLALIVMELVSGGSLRGAGAGAGAGARAGTGTLSAPAVCGLGLAVADALHHAHERGVLHRDVKPTNLLMAADGTVKVADFGIAKAFEGSAVAASKTAGTPRYMAPEQFTLGPLRPSTDLYALGVVLYELLAGRHPFHPAPSTYEGFRQAHLEAPPAGLPDDVPGPVATVIERMLAKDPGSRFPDGRSCALALTDAAVRAFGSDWLASCGYPVQVSIDVVNATTGDDTGQDLGHDAGPDPGHDSGPAAESDGPGRAEETRQVTVEEPTPTPTPASPSAAGGRLGRRRSRRPRFVVAAALAVATAVATGVAVPLTVTADRQSAASTAHPSAPDLPPSADDIARRSAAAADSVRDRQPDLARRLALAAYRVSPVPEAVASLLASAPLAPIGPALTGHTAGVNAVAFSPTGRLLASASVDHTVRLWTIDDALRAAPVGEPLRGHVAGLAALAFSPDGAVLASAGDDGTVHLWDVRDPARVVDAGPPLTGHPSPELYTSAVRALAFSPDGHLLAAGGKDRTVRIWDVRDPARPVPVGQPLTGHGDAVVGVAFSPDGAVLASASADGTARLWDTHDLGHIEPVGPPLDHQGQLTATSFGLGGQVLASAAGTQTRLWDVHAPAHPRPFGQPLAGPTALISAVAFDPARPLLVVASYDTTVWLWDVRDPHAPVRLGRLTGGHTGPVRATSFSPAGGILATASTDKTVRLWDLDPDHVFRRLCGVPADALSPREWRTYLPEIAYRPVCD, encoded by the coding sequence ATGCTCATCGACCGCGCCGTCGTGCGGGCCGCGCTGCCCGGATACACGGTGGACCGTGAGCTCGGGCGAGGGGCGTTTGGCCTGGTGATCGCCGGGCGGGACCGGCTGGGCCGCGACGTCGCGATCAAGGCGATGCCGGCGTGGTCCGACTCCCGGGAGCCGGCCGAGGCCGGGCTGACGGGCGAGGCCGAGGCGCGCCTGCTCGCCGGGCTCGATCATCCGCATGTGGTGCGCGTGTTCGACTTCGTGGAGCGAGACGGCCTCGCGCTCATCGTCATGGAGCTGGTGAGCGGGGGCAGCCTACGCGGTGCCGGTGCCGGTGCCGGTGCCGGTGCTCGGGCCGGCACGGGGACGCTGTCGGCTCCGGCGGTGTGCGGGCTCGGGCTCGCGGTGGCCGACGCGCTGCACCACGCGCACGAGCGTGGCGTGCTGCACCGTGACGTGAAACCGACGAACCTGCTGATGGCCGCCGACGGGACCGTGAAGGTCGCGGACTTCGGCATAGCGAAGGCGTTCGAGGGCTCGGCCGTGGCGGCGAGCAAGACCGCGGGAACTCCGCGCTACATGGCTCCGGAACAGTTCACGTTGGGCCCGCTTCGACCGTCGACCGACCTGTACGCGCTCGGCGTGGTTCTGTACGAGCTCCTCGCCGGCCGGCATCCCTTCCACCCGGCGCCGTCGACCTATGAGGGGTTTCGCCAGGCTCATCTGGAGGCGCCGCCGGCAGGGCTGCCGGACGATGTGCCCGGCCCCGTCGCCACGGTGATCGAACGGATGCTGGCCAAGGACCCCGGCTCGCGGTTCCCGGACGGCCGTTCGTGCGCCCTGGCCCTGACCGACGCCGCCGTTCGTGCGTTCGGCTCCGACTGGCTCGCCTCCTGCGGATATCCCGTCCAGGTCAGCATCGACGTCGTCAACGCCACGACCGGCGACGACACCGGCCAGGACCTCGGCCACGACGCCGGCCCGGATCCAGGCCACGACTCCGGCCCGGCGGCGGAGTCCGACGGCCCCGGCCGCGCCGAGGAGACCAGGCAGGTCACGGTCGAGGAGCCGACTCCGACTCCGACTCCGGCGTCGCCGTCGGCGGCCGGTGGGCGCCTCGGACGGCGCCGCTCCCGCCGGCCGCGGTTCGTCGTGGCCGCCGCGCTGGCGGTGGCCACTGCCGTGGCCACCGGTGTCGCGGTACCGCTTACGGTCACCGCGGACCGGCAGTCGGCCGCCAGCACCGCACACCCGAGCGCCCCGGACCTCCCACCGTCGGCGGACGACATCGCGCGCAGGTCGGCCGCGGCCGCGGACTCGGTGCGTGACCGGCAGCCCGACCTGGCCCGCCGGCTCGCCCTCGCCGCGTACCGCGTCTCTCCCGTCCCCGAAGCGGTGGCCAGCCTGCTCGCCTCGGCCCCGCTGGCGCCCATCGGGCCGGCGCTCACCGGCCACACCGCCGGAGTGAACGCCGTCGCCTTCAGTCCCACCGGACGCCTGCTGGCCAGTGCCAGCGTGGACCACACCGTGCGGCTGTGGACCATCGACGACGCCCTGCGCGCGGCGCCCGTGGGCGAACCCCTGCGGGGGCACGTCGCCGGGCTCGCCGCGCTGGCCTTCAGCCCCGACGGCGCCGTGCTCGCCAGCGCCGGCGACGACGGCACGGTGCACCTGTGGGACGTGCGCGACCCGGCCCGGGTCGTCGACGCGGGCCCGCCGCTGACCGGCCATCCCAGCCCCGAGCTGTATACCTCCGCGGTCCGGGCGCTCGCGTTCAGCCCGGACGGCCACCTGCTCGCCGCAGGCGGCAAGGATCGGACCGTGCGGATCTGGGACGTCCGCGACCCGGCACGCCCGGTCCCGGTAGGACAGCCGCTGACCGGCCACGGCGACGCCGTCGTCGGTGTCGCGTTCAGCCCGGACGGCGCCGTGCTGGCCAGCGCGAGCGCCGACGGCACCGCGCGCCTGTGGGACACCCACGACCTGGGCCACATCGAGCCCGTCGGCCCGCCGCTCGACCACCAGGGCCAGCTCACCGCGACGTCGTTCGGCCTCGGCGGGCAGGTGCTGGCCAGCGCGGCCGGCACGCAGACCCGGCTGTGGGACGTCCATGCCCCGGCCCATCCGCGACCGTTCGGTCAGCCGCTGGCCGGCCCGACCGCGCTGATCTCCGCCGTGGCGTTCGATCCGGCGCGTCCGTTGCTGGTAGTCGCCAGCTACGACACGACAGTCTGGCTGTGGGACGTCCGCGACCCGCATGCCCCCGTGCGCCTCGGCAGGCTCACCGGCGGCCACACCGGCCCGGTACGCGCGACCTCGTTCAGCCCCGCGGGGGGCATCCTCGCCACCGCCAGCACCGACAAGACCGTCCGGCTGTGGGACCTCGATCCCGACCACGTGTTCCGCCGGCTCTGCGGCGTCCCGGCTGACGCTCTCAGCCCGCGGGAATGGCGTACCTACCTCCCGGAAATCGCGTATCGACCGGTGTGCGACTAG
- a CDS encoding TetR family transcriptional regulator, which produces MTSGSLSEARSALVRDRVLDAVAEILAAGEELTFAKVAKAAAVPERTVYRHFPSRQALLTEIFAWANRRITFDGPLPADGREAAALVRHVFAGFDDIAPVVRELLMAPEGLPARLSDNDRRRATARAVVDREAPGLDEVSARRVASIVQVLTAAATWQTLRDYWDLDGAEAGEAAALALELLLEGARARAAGDSPAS; this is translated from the coding sequence ATGACGTCAGGTTCACTGTCGGAGGCACGGTCGGCGCTGGTCCGAGACCGGGTGCTCGACGCCGTGGCCGAAATCCTGGCCGCCGGCGAGGAGCTCACCTTCGCCAAGGTCGCGAAGGCGGCGGCGGTGCCCGAACGAACCGTCTACCGGCACTTCCCCTCCCGCCAGGCGCTGCTGACCGAGATCTTCGCCTGGGCGAACCGCCGGATCACCTTCGACGGGCCCCTGCCGGCCGACGGCCGCGAGGCCGCCGCGCTCGTTCGGCACGTGTTCGCCGGGTTCGACGACATCGCGCCCGTCGTCCGCGAGCTGCTGATGGCCCCGGAAGGGCTGCCCGCCCGGCTGTCCGACAACGACCGGCGCCGGGCCACCGCGCGCGCGGTGGTGGACCGGGAGGCGCCCGGCCTGGACGAGGTCAGCGCTCGCCGGGTGGCGTCGATCGTCCAGGTGCTCACCGCCGCGGCGACCTGGCAGACGCTGCGCGACTACTGGGACCTGGACGGCGCGGAGGCCGGCGAGGCCGCCGCGCTGGCGCTGGAACTGCTCCTGGAGGGCGCCCGGGCCAGGGCCGCCGGCGATTCGCCGGCCAGTTGA
- a CDS encoding VOC family protein, which yields MTLVQGVNHVAVMTDDLDRFVDFYAQVFDLPVVFTEETPAFRHAILRTGPSSWLHPAEVSGNPHGAAIPAMFDRGHLDHLALAAASPEAFQAARDRLVARGMSDGTIEDLGAFHSFWFRDPDGMRGEVTLITDPELRGIHEPRPLVAG from the coding sequence ATGACCCTCGTCCAAGGCGTGAACCACGTCGCCGTCATGACCGACGACCTCGACCGCTTCGTCGATTTCTACGCACAGGTCTTCGACCTGCCCGTGGTGTTCACCGAGGAGACGCCGGCGTTCCGCCACGCGATCCTGCGCACCGGCCCGAGTTCCTGGCTGCATCCCGCCGAGGTCTCCGGCAACCCGCATGGCGCCGCGATCCCCGCCATGTTCGACCGCGGGCATCTGGACCATCTCGCGCTCGCCGCCGCGTCGCCGGAGGCCTTTCAAGCCGCCCGCGACCGCCTCGTCGCGCGCGGCATGAGCGACGGCACCATCGAGGACCTCGGCGCGTTCCACAGCTTCTGGTTCCGCGACCCGGACGGCATGCGAGGCGAGGTCACCCTCATCACCGATCCGGAACTGCGCGGGATCCACGAACCTCGCCCCCTGGTGGCCGGCTGA
- a CDS encoding LLM class F420-dependent oxidoreductase gives MTLDLGRIGIWSPSFAWADPSGRLVDDAADAVAELEALGFGALWLGSSDPALRLPEHLLAASSRLVLATGIVNVWTVEPDELAVNYHRLADAHPGRFLLGLGAGHAANVQPLGRTYTRPLGFLAGFLDALDAAPRPVPADRRILAALREKALRLAGERSVGAHPYLTTPDHTHLARGILGDGPLLVPEQKVVLREDPTEALALARATVRYYLRLPNYVNNLLALGFTDDDVAGDGSDRLVDALVARGSAEQVAKRVTEHLEAGADHVVVQAIVPGANPTERAGWPTRAEWRELAGALL, from the coding sequence ATGACGCTGGACCTCGGCCGGATCGGCATCTGGAGCCCGTCGTTCGCCTGGGCGGATCCTTCTGGCCGGCTCGTGGACGACGCCGCCGACGCGGTGGCCGAGCTGGAGGCCCTGGGGTTCGGCGCGCTCTGGCTCGGGTCGTCCGACCCGGCGCTGCGGCTTCCGGAACATCTGCTCGCCGCCAGCAGCCGGCTCGTGCTCGCCACCGGAATCGTCAACGTGTGGACGGTCGAACCGGACGAGCTCGCGGTCAACTACCACCGCCTCGCCGACGCGCATCCCGGGCGCTTCCTGCTCGGCCTGGGTGCCGGCCACGCCGCGAACGTGCAGCCGCTGGGCCGTACCTACACCCGGCCGTTGGGCTTCCTCGCCGGTTTCCTGGACGCGCTCGACGCCGCGCCGCGGCCGGTACCCGCCGACCGCCGGATCCTGGCCGCGTTGCGGGAGAAGGCCCTGCGGCTGGCCGGCGAGCGGTCCGTGGGGGCGCATCCCTACCTCACGACCCCCGACCACACCCACCTCGCCCGCGGGATCCTCGGGGACGGACCGCTGCTCGTGCCGGAGCAGAAGGTCGTGCTCAGGGAGGACCCGACCGAGGCGCTGGCACTGGCACGTGCCACCGTGCGCTACTACCTGCGGCTCCCGAACTACGTCAACAACCTGCTCGCGCTCGGCTTCACCGACGACGACGTGGCGGGTGACGGCAGCGACCGGCTCGTCGACGCGCTCGTCGCCCGGGGCTCCGCCGAGCAGGTGGCGAAGCGCGTCACCGAACATCTCGAGGCGGGCGCCGACCACGTCGTCGTCCAGGCGATCGTGCCCGGAGCGAACCCGACCGAGCGCGCCGGCTGGCCCACCCGCGCGGAATGGCGCGAGCTCGCCGGCGCACTCCTCTGA
- a CDS encoding ArsR/SmtB family transcription factor, giving the protein MTPAARRAQSLRHTDPGEVTLQDALEALADPVRRSILRTLAGEPDFSRACGTFDLPVGKATASHHFAVLRAAGLLEQVDQGSRRLNRLRRAEFDDRFPGLLALVLAEQTPTAAGR; this is encoded by the coding sequence ATGACGCCCGCGGCACGTCGAGCGCAGAGCCTGCGGCACACCGACCCCGGTGAAGTGACCCTGCAGGACGCGCTGGAGGCACTGGCCGACCCGGTCCGCCGGTCGATCCTGCGCACGCTCGCGGGGGAACCGGACTTCTCCCGCGCCTGCGGCACCTTCGATCTGCCGGTCGGCAAGGCCACGGCCAGCCACCACTTCGCCGTGCTGCGCGCCGCCGGGCTGCTGGAGCAGGTCGACCAGGGCTCGCGCCGGCTCAACCGTCTCCGCCGGGCCGAGTTCGACGACCGATTTCCCGGGCTGCTGGCGCTGGTCCTCGCCGAGCAGACGCCGACGGCCGCTGGGCGGTGA
- a CDS encoding MarR family winged helix-turn-helix transcriptional regulator, with protein sequence MSVNAGEGAPSGTEPPMGTEPRTGAEPPIEETLLRAIGREVLRLSRRRVQTPEGSILDRSSFRILWALTEMGPLSMGDLENVLQLEQSTVSRQVKSAIGRGLIELHSVPGTRRRLLRPTARGDSAYLYEGTLRGEVFKKALAEFGPDRVQALAAELGALNDALDRATTMTAATPTAAAPSAGD encoded by the coding sequence GTGAGCGTGAACGCCGGCGAGGGCGCCCCGTCAGGCACCGAACCGCCCATGGGCACCGAGCCGCGCACAGGTGCCGAACCGCCCATCGAGGAGACGCTGCTGCGAGCCATCGGACGGGAGGTCCTGCGGCTCAGCAGGCGGCGGGTGCAGACGCCCGAGGGGTCGATCCTCGACCGGTCCAGCTTCCGGATCCTGTGGGCGCTGACGGAGATGGGCCCGCTGTCGATGGGGGACCTGGAGAACGTGCTGCAGCTGGAGCAGTCCACGGTCAGCCGCCAGGTGAAGTCGGCGATCGGCCGTGGGCTCATCGAGCTCCACTCCGTTCCCGGCACCCGGCGCCGCCTGCTGAGGCCGACCGCGCGGGGTGACAGCGCCTATCTGTATGAAGGCACACTGCGGGGCGAGGTCTTCAAGAAGGCGCTCGCCGAGTTCGGGCCCGACCGCGTCCAGGCCCTCGCCGCCGAGTTGGGCGCCCTCAACGACGCTCTCGACCGTGCGACCACCATGACGGCCGCGACGCCAACCGCCGCCGCGCCGTCAGCCGGCGACTGA